The Sphaerodactylus townsendi isolate TG3544 linkage group LG02, MPM_Stown_v2.3, whole genome shotgun sequence DNA segment taccctgcttttctgcccaccagggacctaaagcagcttaccttattgcctctttcattgggttAGGCTTGCAGTGTGACTGGGCCAGGGTCACCAAGCAAGCCTCCGTGGCATTGAGGGTTTCAACCTGGATCTTTGTCACATTTCCTGGTATTCTGAAATGGGGGAAACTGTGGGGGAAACCCAGGAAGAACCCCAGAAGAGGGAACATGTCAGTTGCccagaggagagaaaggcaggattggATTCTTAAGTGTATCTAAAAGGCAGGCAGGGCCAAAGTCTGCCAGGATCACATCCCCTGGGAGGTCCCTAACATGCAAGCCAGGAGGTCCTGAAAGGGTATGGCAGGAGGGAAGGGAATAAAAAGGCCGCAAGGGAGGAGAATCATCTGGCCATGAAACAGAGAAGACATTAGGACCCAGGTCCTCCCATGGACCAGCGAGGCAGCTTTCCTGGCAAGGAGAGCATCCCGTTCCTCTTTTGGGACCATTCCACTTCAGTGCCCAACCTGTGGTAAGGTTGCAGTGACTACAGGCAGCTGGTAAAGGGTCCTGTGGGGCGGACTGGAGTCAGGTGTGGAGGCAATGAGGGGCAGGTGAACTCATAAATTTGTTACTGTAAACAAATTGCACAACAAACTGCAGCCTAAATGCTCCTCTTGCCATCTTCCTTTTATTCTAGAGGCTGGTTAATAAGGAAGTGTCTGGGCGGAGAAGTAACCCTGGGTGGGAACTTCACAGAAGGATTGCCAGCTGGTCATTAGCAGCCAGCAGGAGTTGCGGGGTGTGTGCAGATAGACGTAAACAGTGTCTTGCATGCAACactattttcccttccctttttctgctgctgctggtcagaAGCAGTGGGCACTGGTGGCAAAGCGTAGGAAGTTGCCTGCCAAGTCGGAACCTTTATCCCTCGctgtcttccagatcctaggcTGACACGCTAACCAGTATGCCACATTAACCAGACTTCTGTTCTTTTAATTGGATGGGATTGCTGGAATGACTCTTAattgcagaagaagaaatgtGCTCAATCATTTTATGCTTACTGCCTATGACAGGGGAGCTAGTGGCTATTTCTTATGCTGCAGGGTGTTTAACCATGTGGAATTAATCGGAAGAACTATAGCACTACATTTGCATTCACCTCAATCTCTGCTTCATCCTAATCCTGCTTCTGCTGTCTGTGTCTTTCCATGTGATTGATCTGGGGGCTTCCATAAATGTAAGGCCACTGGCTTTTCCCCTTCCGACAAAGCGTTCCACTGTTCATTGTTGCAACATAGAAAAATCAGCACAACAGTCTTAAGGAATAAAGAGAAGTAATGCATGCGCTATGACATATTGGTGAGCTACTCCAAACTGTTCAGTGGTGATGGAAATACATTTGGTGATACATTAAATATCTTTCCTTACAGTGTAAGCATGGTCAGACATCCTTTGAGATGCTCATGCTTAGCTcaggctagaacaggggtgtctGTGTTTTAGAAACTGGAGTGGTTTGGTGATTGAAGTGGAAGAAATTATATCCTTGATGCGGCAACAAAGAGATATTTTAGAAAAGGATTTAGACCAGCTTGATTGCTCTCCTTTGCTTCTGTGCAGTGACCTAGATTGCAGGCAGAGGCTTGGATTCACTGGAGCTTTTCTGTCTGCTCAGGGAGACTTTCTTGCCCTCCTTCTTCCCATAGCCCAAAATATTGAGACGctatccctggccccaaaaccaGTATTTTGATCTGAAACagaatcagggaggcaggaaagtcccGCTTCGTGAGCAGAAATCCTTCCATGTGCGGAAGTGCTCCAGAGGATCCAAGGAAAGGTTCCCATTGCTCAGAAGCGAATCTCAGTTATTTTGTTGGAAATCACTTCACAAATGTGAATGGCTGAGATTGCAGCAAACTTTTGGACCCTTACCTGGGAGAAAATTATTCTAAACTGGGAAGGCTTGTTTACAGACAAACACTACCATGGGTTCCATGGTAGTGTTTTGGATTTCATAAGATACCCTTTGCTCAATATAAAATGGTGCCCTTGACATAATGGAAGAAAACGAGTGGACACCTGGAAGAGCCCTTCATAATTTTTTTAGGGGTGGAAATTTATCTGATAACGACCTCACGTTGATCATGCTACTCTATGACAGTGTTTACTGTCTGTGCAGTTGATTGTATTGAACTTTTCCATTTGCCATAAATATAGttgtaaaaaatttaaaatatttagggAGTGAATTTTAAAACAGTAATGTTCTCCCTAATGATATCAGTTTTGTAATCTTGAGATCCAGTGTGCTAGAGTTAACACTCATTCAGTTCTTGGATagctgtattttttctttttcctttcctttggtttTTTTGCTCTATATTTCCTTTTTTGTCTGTCAACTGTAATGAGAAAATTAATGAAAatattataaaaacataaataacacttttaaaacatttaacccaAGAACTTCTGGGTGGCACTGATTGTTGAAACTGCAAGTCAAACTGTTTTGTTCTTTCAGAAATTCTTCAGGTCGTGAACACATCGTGTTTGTGGCCGGTACAGATGGTGAGACTGAGTGTTTCATTGCCTTTATTGCATGTATTTATGTAGATACTTATACTACTGATTTTCTTCCCcagtgggaatccaaagcagccTTCAAAGTCATcctgcctggtgtagtggttaagagcaggtggattctaatctggagaacgggctttgattccccacacctccacttgagtggcagaggcttatctggtgaactagatgtgtttccgcactcctacattcctgctgggtgaccttgggctagtcacagttctttggaactctctcagccccacatacttcacaaggtgtctgttgtggggagaggaagggaaaggagcttgtaggccaccttgagtctccttacaggagagaaaggtggggtataactccaaactctttttcttcttcttcttatctgttGTATTCTTACAAGAGCAATCTGTGGACTAGGTTAAGGTGACTAGccccttccatggcagagtggaaactTGAACTTTTGTCTAATCATGTCCATTCTTGAGTTAAGCTTAAATTGTATATATTCTTGTAACGTGCATCCAGTTAAATGTGTACAGGCTGCATAAAACCTAGGCGCAATGCTTTGTGTGCAACTTTTCTTTGTGGGTTTCAGGTTTGATTTGCACCTTTTGGGCTTTCTCCACTGTTGCCAATTGCATTTTTGTAGATATACGTTTCATTTGTATGTGCGAGTAATGTTTCCCCAGGGGAGGCTCAGAAAGTCTGTTTATAAGGGAAAGAGTGAAAACCTATTTTACATCTGGATATTGTTTGCAGGCATGTTGAGATGGAAATTTGAAATAACTAAAAAGAGATCTGGATTTGGAAATAATTATATGATCTTAAGAGCTGTTCTAATCTGGTTGGTCCAGGCCACAGCTCAGAAGCCAAGTAgtgttggccatggttagtacttggatgggagaccaccaatgaattttagggttgctatacagaggaaggtGTTGGCAAACcatcatatcttgccttgaaaaccctatggggtggtTATATTGGCTACTGGTTGATGACACTTCCTGCCGTAACCAGGTCCCCAAAATAGGCTACTGACCACCATCTGACTAGCAGTGAGTTAGTTATTTTAACTGtctttttgcatgtgcagaactAGTTCTGTTAATTTCCATCTGCGGTAGCTTGGGTGGAGTTTTCAGTTTGGTTGCTTTGTTTCAGTTTGAATTCTGTCAACAAATAATGAGACCCAACCTCTTCTGTCCTCCACAGGCAGTGACGCTGCACACTGATGTGGGAGACATTAAAATTGAGCTGTTCTGTGAACGAACCCCCAGGGCGTGCGAAGTAAGTAGCTCACCTTGAATAGAGAGCCGGAATTGCCTCTGTCTGATGTTAGCAGCTGTCTCCAGTATTCAGATCTGGAAACCAAAGGTGTTCCTTTAATGGTGTCATCCAACTtgagtttcagcaagaaaggcagactatccAGGATGTAAATAAATAGGGCATAATCGGAGAAGTAGATTAGGTTAGTGTTGTTTCTGTGGTTTTTTAGATCCTTAAATGAGCATTGTGTCCTTTGGACTAAATGTTTTCATGCCTCAATTTTGGCACAGCAACAAACCAAGCTCTTTCGTCTGCAGATTTGGTTTCctaaaacctttttaaaaggcaTAGCCCGTTTTCAGAACATTGCCAGTTTCTAGGCCTTGGAATCCTTGGGTAGTGTGATGCATACAAATGATAGACTGTAATTGAGAGAGTATTTTTTAGACTTGCAAATCTCGATGCTTAGCCCTGGGTCAGCTATGCCGTCTCCCAACCTCTTAGCCATAATTAAGTTACTTTCCTCTCTCTTCTACTTAATTTCTTTCGTCCTTTCCCTTAGAGCCCAGAATTCAGAGTGTAGTTTAAAGCTAATTACAGTTAATactggagaggaaagggagagggaatttAAGTAGTAGAAGAGTGTGCAAGTCTTGGGGGCAAAAATTACTCTTACCCAGAATTCAAGAGTATCTGTCTGTGTGTGGCTATATCACATGTCCTTCTGTCTCAGATCTTAACCAACAGTCTCTCTTTTCTTTAGAATTTCTTGGCTCTCTGTGCTAGTAATTACTACAGTGGCTGCCTATTTCACAGGAATATTAAAGGCTTCATGGTACAGACAGGAGATCCAGCAGGTAAAACATTCTGTTACTTATTGAGACTTTCAGAGCAGTAGCAAAGAGTGTCAAAGCAAACCATCGTTATGGGAAGTGGTGTCATGATTCTGTTAACTTGCTGTGCAAATTTTACAAACGTGGCTTCTAATGATGAATTTTAAATGGTGAATCTCAGTCAGTCAGATCAGTGTGATGTCTAATATTGCTTAAGATTCCGAAGCATCTTGGCCAATCATAATAGTAATGCTTAGCATTGATGTAGACTTTGAGagtcttcaaaccactttccacTAGTCTTTGAAATGGTAATCCTTGGAGTTTTTCAATCGCTGTGTTGAGAATGGGGAGCTGAGCTTGAGAGAGCGGCTTGGTTAAGGGCTCCTTGGCTGCACACTGGCATCACATTAAGATAGAGGTGCCAGCTTTACATTATATGACATGCTGGTCTTCACACACGTAAAGAGAAACAGTCCCTCCCAGACTTTGGGAACTAATGAGTCCTGATTGCTGACAGCTAAAACATCATGTGTGGACTAACTGGAAACTGAGCAATGTTTATGGAATTCGTGGCACCCTTCATGGCCTCGATGCTGCTTAGTTGACTAGCCACTTGTCAAGGTTCCTGAGTATTCACCCAGGAcctcctagtgcaggggtctgcaaaaaatatgctgaaaaattcgacttatatgcgagtatatacggtaattcacaGCTTCCTTCTTCCTACCAGTTGAGGTAGCATTAGCTTTTACGTTAGTTACCACTTTGCCACTGTTTTCTGACACTCATAGAAAGTTAAGGAGAGAAGTAAGGAGGAGAGTCTTCACTTCTGTGCATTGGGATACAGAGAAGGTAAGAACAGAGGGAGTTAATTCTGAACAGCACAAGAGacttcttttgttttattaaatgttTCAAACCCCATGCACAGGTGGGAGAAGACAGCTCTTTTTCTTGAGTCCTCTTCACTGAAGACTTGAAGGTATTTTTGTGCTGGGCGTGGGCGGTCGTGACTGGCAACCAGCTTCATGGAATTTTACCCACCTCCCTATTGTTCACCCACAGGCTctgggaaaggaggaaacagcatttgggggAGGAAATTTGAAGATGAATTCAGTGAATATTTGAAGGTATGTTTTGCTTCTTCCAAATTTGTTATGTAAATGTCGTGGTTTTACAGCCAGGAAATCTGCAAATATCAACACGGAGATTAGACTTGGATTGCTGTTCTAAGGGGAGATTGGCAGAACACTTTTTTTGCTTGAGTGGGGAATGCAGAGGTTCTTGTAGAAATAACAGGGCTTATTTTTGTAGAGCTGCAAttttccaggtttgtttccttttctACATTAGAGCAAAGCCAGACGAAAACGTTTAGAGGGATTTGATATGTTTTGCACACCCTCCCCCGCAACCTGGGTGACCCAGGCTAGTCTAATCTAggcagatctcagaatctaaacagggttggtcctgCTAGTACGTGTATGGTAGACCATTGAGGAATaccaggtttgctatgcagaggcaggcaatggcaaatcaatgctgttagactcttgccttgaaaaccctactgggtcgccTAAGTCAGTTGCAGAtagatgacactttacacacaaacagaaaGGGCCCAGGAAAGCACAAAGATGCTCCATTGGTCTAAGAGTTCTGCTAGTCAGCtcaatatttatttgatttttatttgtcAGCGTcttttatagtccacctttctcagttGGACTCAAGGGGATGACATGGAGCGAGAGAATACAATCAACAGGACgagacattcagtaaacaatgacaGAGTTGTAGAATCAACCGGAAATGTAAAAACAGAACTGGAGCAAAGTGTGATCCattaaattggccatgctggcaggggctgatgggaattgtagtccatgaacatctggagcaacatTGGTTGACCACCCCTgaattaaattatgcaaaatgtaaCATGAATGAAGTCACAAAACTTCTCATATTGGAATACGATtataaaacacagaaaaatatgtACATAGAAAATATGAACATAGAAAAACTTTTTCAAATAGTGGGAATCTTGAAAACCTGGGGATGAAGCTGGGCCACATAAGCCTTTTTATCCAAGGTGTTATCACCTCCTcaattttcctgcttctcttctttTAGCACAGTGTCCGTGGAGTCGTTTCTATGGCAAATAACGGCCCCAACACAAATGGATCTCAGTTCTTCATCACCTACGGCAAGCAGCCGCATCTAGACATGAAATACACCGTGTTTGGGAAGTAAGTAGTGCCTCATTGACCCTGGTGGTATGAATAGCAGGGAGAGAGCTGGCCCGTCTAAACAGTGATCATTTGAAGGGGGGGGGCGTGATAGAGCTTTGGGGGCTCTTGAGGGATTTGAACTATGATTCTACAAACTCTGGGgtgataataatataatataaaaagaAGCAATATATTAGAAAATTGTCAAATATATTTCACTTGCTGAATCCCAATGCTGCAAAAATGCAAATTGAGAAAAAAGACACTCGAAAGAAAAACTGAGAGGGTGATTTAAATGTAACACAAACATCCTATAGGTACAGAAAACCTTATTTGTCTGGATTCATTTAGGACTCATTTAGGACTCAATCAAATGAGTGTAACAGATTGTCTTGTTTCTCTATTGAACTGGCTGGTAAAAGCCTTGTACCTACATATGGAATTTTGATGCTCAATTGGGCTCCAATTCTTAATCTTAAACCTCCTTTGTTTCAAGTGGTATGCCACTGTTGGATCCATCCACGTTCTGTAATTCTTATGTGTATTCAATTCAGGGGTTCCATTGTTTTAATAAAGGTGGCAGTTCAGTAGGAAGCATAAAAGCTGTGCTTTCTACCAGAGGTGTATGGGTAGGAAATGGCGCGTGGAGACAAcctcatgtccccaggcagatacgccactgctctgtACCCACAGTccacacttattttatttatatcctgcttttttgcCCTTACAAGAATCATCAAGGTAGCTGAcgatttaaaacatacatgataaaatcacatccCGAAACCATTAAAATCAGCCCTCCTTCCAACCACATGTCAGTTAATATACATGCAAAGCATAATCTTCCAATTCCTCActcctgaagtggggaaggagtGGGGGTGGCCATATGGGCCCCTCACATGACACCCAGAGGTTGCGCCCAGGACTTGAGCCCCCGGCAGCCCCACCCTGACAATGCCTattgtcacaattctctcagaactctctcagcccacgtggaagctggcagtggcaaactacctccaaatgtctcttgccttgaaaaccctgcagggttgccacgtcagctatgacttgatagcactttttaCCAACACTACATATACATACAGACACATATACGTGTCTGACAAAAATCAAGATGACATTGGAAATAGCAGcaattttagatttaaaaaaaatgtctaccAGGGaaattattgtaaattattttaatatgCAGAATTACCCCCTTTCTAGCTTCCATCTGAATGAGTTTTTCTTACAGTAATAATTTCCTTGCAGTGGTACCTACagaaatatttagaagaagaagaagaagagtttggatttatatccccccctttctctcctgcaggagactcaaagggatttacaatctccttgcccttcctccctcacaacaaacaccctgtgaggtgggtggggctgagagagctccgagaagctgtgactagcccaaggtcacccagctggcatgtgtgggagtgcacaggctaatctgaattccccagataagcctccacagctcaggcggcagagctgggaatcaaacccagttcctccagattagatacacgagctcttaacctcctacgccactgctgatattTTTTGATTCTGCTAGGAAGCTGAAGTGCTGTAAGCAACGTTTCCTGTAAACTGCGCTTGGGCTCGCTGCATGGCCATTGCATTAGTGCTGCACACATAAGGGGCCACCCAGCAGTGGGAGCTCTCCTGAGCTCCTCAGTTCCACCCAATGTTTTGGAACTTCTGTGCAGCTCTGTGGAAGGACTAGAAGATAAATTGACTGTAAGGCAAAGATGTGTCTCATGGTTGTGTTCTTTTATTATCCCCAGAGTAATTGATGGTCTGGACACCCTGGATGAGCTGGAAAAATTGCCTGTGAATGAAAAGACTTTTCGGCCTCTTAATGACGTTCACATTAAAGATGTGACAATCCACGCAAACCCTTTTGCTCTGTGACAGATTCCAGAAAGGCTGCTTGGAATTAACTGCCAGTGACTTCTGAAGAGCGATGGGCTCGTTCATGCATTTGCTCTTGGAATCGAGGATTTGCCAAAGCTTTTTCTGACTTTCCTAATCTCAGTATTTCCATGGAAGGAGAGAAGATTCATTGCGATGTGTGAAGTTGTACATTTTTAACAAAGCTAGAAACAAAAACACATTGGGAATTATATAAATGAAATATGAAACTACCTTTCCCTGTTTAAGGTTACTTAATTCAAacatgatttattttaaatatcttgTGTGCCTCTTCTTTTCACTTAAGGAAACTGTTAATGAGGGCATTTGCAGGGAGACCAGATAATATTCTGTTGGCAATAAAAAAGTATGTAATTTTTTGCAGCTTGTACAGTGCGTTGACAACTGTATTCTAGACTTAACTTCTTTTTGTGGATGTGTAAGCCTGACTGGACAAAAAACCCAATTCCACATCTTCCAGTGATACagtttgtaattattttaaaatcctgGATAATGTCCAACTGGAATGTGCTGAATCATAAAACTGTATTGTGTAATGTACATACTGcagtgctgattctgtgaacttaggcaaaCCATGAAGCACAGGGCAGGAAGAGATGAATCAGtgcttgggggtttttttggctctttcttacatgcccaaggTCATGGTGATTGCTGCTTAgagatcaggaaggaattttccttcagccagattggccagggatcctggggggtttgtttgttttgctttccttcAGCTGGGGTCCCTGCGGGAGAACGGTAGTTGTGAATGTCCTGTATTATGCAGGGAATTGGACTAGAATCACTATGATCCTTGAGGTTCCTtccaactgtgtttttttaatgtttctgagGTGGTTAGGAACTCCTGTTGAGTACAGCCAAACTATAACTGTGTGGCTGTAGCATATACTTTCTCACTCTGTTCCATACAAGTATTGCTTATTCAGCTACAGACCCCATTCTTAACAAGCGGGGCATCACATGGTACATTTAAACAGGCTTCGTTTGACTATCTCTTAATTCATGGTCCACATTTTATGATCGAATGTCCTACCCACAGGAAATAGCAGCCCGAGCAGTTGAAGCTCTCCTGTTTTCCTTGTGCAGACATATTTGTTTGGTTAGTAATTCTAGCTGACTCGCTGCATTAAAATTTCCAAGTCTGGTCCTCTTGAATTAGGGCTAGATGTGTAGCCTTCAAGAGTTCAGTGGTGTCCATTTGGCGTAATTAAATAATGCCCTCAAACAGCAGTCAGTGACCTGCAGCTGGGCCCTGCTTCTAATTTCTGTGGGTAAGGGGTATCAGAAGGGGGATGAGCAACTCCAAGAAAGGTAGGTGCGACTGTCCTTTATCCACCAGCCACAAATCAGATATGTTGAATGGCCTCCAGCAGAATACCCAGTGTTGATGTTCTTTGAGTTGGTGAGGAGGCCTGCAACTTCAGTGCCCTAGCGTGGCATCCCAGTCTGATTTGTGGAAAAGAGTaagtgctgctgcttttggtattgtgtgtgtgcaaaacaatCTTGTTATTAACCTCTTTTAGTGCTTGGTTTTAGTCAGAGTTTGTACTCCAATGTGGAGATCCTTGCATTAGCGTCTGCTTGTATGAAACTCTTTGCACGGTAACCTCACCTTGGGCACTGATATTCCAGAACTCTCCCCCAGGGAGATTTAATCTGTCCCCTTATgttgtggggttgccaacctccaggtgagggctggagaatTCCTGGTATTACAACTTTTCTCTCCagtctatagagatcagtttccttgaagaaaatggctgcttgggggaGTGGGGTAGACTCTATGATATTGTATCCCTGTAAGGTCCCTCAAATGTCACCTTCCCgcagctccactcccaaatctccaggaatttccccaagtTATATTATGTGTTACGTGGGCCACTCGgagtttaatggttttaaaatttgatttctattgtattgtcgaaggttttcatg contains these protein-coding regions:
- the PPIL3 gene encoding peptidyl-prolyl cis-trans isomerase-like 3, with amino-acid sequence MAVTLHTDVGDIKIELFCERTPRACENFLALCASNYYSGCLFHRNIKGFMVQTGDPAGSGKGGNSIWGRKFEDEFSEYLKHSVRGVVSMANNGPNTNGSQFFITYGKQPHLDMKYTVFGKVIDGLDTLDELEKLPVNEKTFRPLNDVHIKDVTIHANPFAL